One stretch of Prunus persica cultivar Lovell chromosome G1, Prunus_persica_NCBIv2, whole genome shotgun sequence DNA includes these proteins:
- the LOC18793318 gene encoding putative UDP-sugar transporter DDB_G0278631, translated as MEKLPDAEVSSILSLSAALSYGAASMAMVFINKAVLMEYSHSMTLLTVQQLATALLIHVGRRLGYTRSRGLEMSTAKKLLPVSLFYNANVAFALASLKGVNIPMYIAIKRLTPLAVLIAGFVSGKGKPTIQVSLSVILTAGGVVIAALGDFSFDFFGYSMALTSVFFQTMYLVLVEKSGAEDGLSSVEIMYYNSFLSLPVLMFLIVATGEFPNSLLLLIAKSNSFYFLVILILSFVMGIVLNYTMFLCTIVNSALTTTIVGVLKGVGSTTLGFVLLGGVQVHFLNVTGLVINTAGGVWYSFAKYQQRKSKPPKRISDVEAHRK; from the exons ATGGAGAAACTTCCTGATGCAGAAGTTAGCTCAATTTTGAG TTTGTCTGCGGCTTTGTCGTATGGGGCTGCTTCCATGGCAATGGTTTTTATCAATAAAGCAGTTCTTATGGAGTACTCACATTCAATGACTCTTCTCACTGTCCAG CAATTGGCAACTGCTTTGCTTATACACGTTGGTCGAAGATTGGGATATACCAGGTCAAGAGGATTAGAAATGAGCACTGCAAAAAAACTTCTCCCGGTGTCGCTGTTCTATAATGCTAATGTGGCGTTTGCTTTGGCCAGTTTGAAGGGAGTTAATATTCCCATGTATATTGCAATCAAAAGACTCACACCTCTCGCTGTGCTTATAGCTGGGTTCGTCTCAGGAAAGGGGAAACCCACAATACAG GTGTCTCTTTCAGTAATATTGACTGCAGGAGGGGTTGTGATAGCTGCACTGGGAGATTTTTCGTTTGACTTTTTTGGATATAGCATGGCTCTCACTTCTGTTTTTTTCCAG ACCATGTACCTTGTGTTGGTGGAGAAATCTGGGGCAGAGGATGGGCTATCATCAGTTGAGATCATGTACTATAACAGCTTTCTGTCTCTTCCAGTTTTGATGTTTCTCATTGTAGCTACAGGAGAATTTCCAAATTCTCTATTATTACTAATTGCAAAG AGTAattcgttttattttttggtgatCCTTATTCTTTCATTTGTTATGGGCATTGTTCTCAACTACACCATGTTCTTATGTACCATAGTCAACTCCGCTCTAACAACAACTATCGTTGGAGTCCTAAAAGGGGTTGGCTCTACG ACCCTTGGTTTTGTCTTACTGGGTGGTGTGCAAGTGCATTTTCTGAATGTGACTGGACTAGTTATCAACACAGCTGGCGGAGTTTGGTATTCATTTGCCAAATATCAGCAAAGGAAGAGCAAGCCCCCGAAGAGGATTTCAGACGTGGAGGCTCATCGTAAATGA
- the LOC18790781 gene encoding probable xyloglucan glycosyltransferase 5, which translates to MAPRWDFFNFWAKDTSKGTPVVVTMENPNFSVVEIDGPDAAFRPVDKSRGKNAKQVTWVLLLKAHRAVSCISWLATIFWALLGTIKKRLIYREGVAMESGKLGKQKLLFTVIRVFLVTSLAILAFEVVAYFKGWHYFRNPSLHIPGTSDIQSLLHMVYVAWLTFRADYIAPAIQALSKFCVVLFLIQSIDRMILSVGCLWIKFKKIKPRIDWDSLKSDDVEKSGYEYPRVLIQIPMCNEKEVYEQSISAVCQIDWPKECLLIQVLDDSDDESIQWLIKTEVANWSQRGINIIYRHRVVRTGYKAGNLKSAMSCDYVKDYEFVAIFDADFQPNPDFLKQTVPHFKDNPELGLVQARWAFVNKDENLLTRLQNVNLCFHFEVEQQVNGVFLNFFGFNGTAGVWRIKALEESGGWLERTTVEDMDIAVRAHLNGWKFIYLNDVKVLCEVPESYEAYRKQQHRWHSGPMQLFRLCLPAIITSKITAWKKANLILLFFLLRKLILPFYSFTLFCIILPLTMFVPEAELPAWVICYVPVFMSFLNILPSPKSFPFIVPYLLFENTMSVTKFNAMVSGLFQLGSSYEWVITKKTGRSSESDLMAAAERESKMVNQLQVHRGASESELSELNRIMEQKEVAPKPIKKANKIYRKELALAFLLLTASVRSLLSAQGVHFYFLLFQGVTFLLVGLDLIGEQMS; encoded by the exons atggCTCCAAGATgggattttttcaatttctgggCAAAAGACACCAGTAAGGGAACACCAGTGGTTGTGACAATGGAGAACCCCAATTTCTCTGTTGTGGAGATTGATGGTCCTGATGCTGCATTCAGGCCTGTTGATAAGAGCAGGGGTAAAAATGCCAAGCAAGTCACATGGGTCTTGCTTCTTAAGGCTCATCGTGCTGTCAGTTGCATTTCTTGGCTTGCCACAATCTTCTGGGCATTGCTTGGTACCATTAAGAAGAGGTTAATCTATAGGGAAGGTGTAGCTATGGAGAGTGGGAAGTTGGGAAAGCAGAAGTTACTGTTTACAGTCATAAGAGTCTTCTTAGTGACTTCCCTTGCAATTCTGGCTTTTGAGGTTGTTGCATATTTCAAAGGTTGGCATTATTTTAGGAACCCAAGTTTGCACATCCCTGGAACTTCTGATATACAAAGCTTGCTCCACATGGTTTATGTTGCCTGGTTAACGTTTCGGGCTGATTACATTGCACCTGCAATTCAAGCACTTTCGAAATTTTGTGTCGTCCTTTTCCTTATCCAATCCATAGACCGTATGATACTTAGCGTTGGTTGCTTGTGGATAAAGTTCAAGAAAATTAAGCCCAGGATAGATTGGGATTCTTTGAAGTCAGACGACGTTGAGAAATCTGGATATGAGTACCCCAGGGTTCTTATTCAAATTCCAATGTGCAATGAGAAAGAG GTATATGAGCAGTCTATCTCTGCAGTCTGCCAGATTGATTGGCCAAAGGAATGTCTTTTGATTCAAGTTCTTGATGATTCTGATGATGAGAGCATCCAGTGGTTAATAAAGACAGAGGTTGCTAATTGGAGCCAAAGGGGTATCAACATAATCTATCGGCATCGCGTGGTTAGAACTGGTTACAAAGCTGGAAATCTCAAGTCTGCAATGAGCTGTGATTATGTGAAGGACTATGAATTTGTTGCAATCTTTGATGCAGATTTCCAACCTAATCCAGATTTTCTTAAGCAAACAGTGCCACATTTCAAG GACAACCCCGAACTAGGTTTAGTTCAGGCTAGATGGGCCTTTGTGAACAAGGATGAGAACTTGTTGACTCGTCTCCAAAACGTTAATTTGTGCTTCCACTTTGAGGTGGAACAACAGGTTAATGGGgtgtttcttaatttctttggTTTCAATGGAACTGCTGGTGTTTGGAGAATTAAAGCCCTTGAGGAGTCTGGAGGATGGCTAGAAAGGACTACTGTAGAGGATATGGACATAGCTGTCCGGGCCCATCTCAATGGTTGGAAATTCATCTACCTTAACGATGTTAAG GTACTATGTGAAGTGCCCGAGTCCTATGAAGCTTATAGGAAGCAGCAGCATCGTTGGCATTCTGGTCCTATGCAGCTATTTAGATTGTGCCTGCCAGCTATTATAACTTCTAAG ATAACAGCTTGGAAGAAAGCAAACTTGATACTATTATTCTTTCTATTGAGGAAACTCATCCTTCCATTCTATTCCTTCACCTTGTTCTGCATAATTCTTCCACTGACCATGTTTGTCCCGGAGGCAGAGCTTCCTGCATGGGTCATCTGTTACGTGCCTGTTTTCATGTCATTTCTCAACATTCTTCCATCCCCCAAATCATTCCCTTTCATTGTTCCTTACCTGCTTTTTGAGAACACTATGTCGGTAACAAAATTCAACGCAATGGTCTCTGGATTGTTCCAGTTGGGTAGCTCTTATGAGTGGGTTATCACCAAGAAGACTGGCAGGTCATCAGAATCTGACTTAATGGCAGCTGCTGAAAGGGAATCAAAGATGGTAAACCAATTGCAGGTCCACAGAGGAGCTTCTGAGAGTGAGCTTTCTGAGTTGAACCGAATTATGGAGCAGAAAGAAGTAGCTCCTAAGCCAATTAAGAAAGCTAACAAGATATATAGGAAAGAGCTTGCTCTAGCATTCCTCCTGCTCACAGCTTCTGTCAGGAGTCTGTTATCTGCTCAAGGAGTACACTTCTACTTCCTGCTCTTCCAAGGTGTGACCTTCCTTCTTGTAGGACTTGATCTCATTGGGGAGCAAATGAGCTGA
- the LOC18793322 gene encoding probable cyclic nucleotide-gated ion channel 14: MELKKDKLVRFYDNEKQDVQFSWEKSDTQKHSKEYKVSAAAAPLLIPEGSTAAGVRAKPHRFGSFKVFPESHEPYKKKILDPGSDIFLQWNRIFLFSCLVALFVDPLFFYLPSVLNDGSSSCVATDLNLGIVVTCFRTLADMFYLLHMFIKLRTAYVSPSSRVFGRGELVMDPKKIARRYLRTDFFIDLIATLPLPQIVIWFIIPAVRSSHSTNNALVLIVLLQYVPRLYLIFPLSSQIIKATGVVTKTAWAGAAYNLILYMLASHVLGASWYLLSIERYVTCWKSECRKEFSPTKCFLGYLDCGNLNNDDRRRWMNSTQVFSNCNPENTIDFKYGIFENAVTKNVVSTEFLQKYFYCLWWGLQNLSSYGQTLTTSTFIGETSFAILIAILGLVLFAHLIGNMQTYLQSITVRLEEWRLKRRDTEEWMKHRQLPRDLQERVRRFVQYKWVATRGVDEESILHALPTDLRRDIQRHLCLDLVRRVPFFSQMDGQLLDAICERLVSSLSTQGTYIVREGDPVTEMLFIIRGKLESSTTNGGRIGFFNSITLRPGDFCGEELLAWALLPKSTLNLPSSTRTVRSLDEVEAFALRAEDLKFVANQFRRLHSKKLQHTFRFYSYHWRTWAACFIQVAWRRFKKRLLAKNLSMVESFSYNYDKHEEADEAKEEKEDYPNTTDATSNTFQVRQNLGVTILASRFAANTRRGAQKIKDVQLPKLLKPEEPDFSIEPEDD; this comes from the exons ATGGAGTTGAAGAAAGATAAGCTAGTGAG GTTTTATGATAATGAGAAACAAGATGTTCAATTTTCATGGGAAAAAAGTGACACCCAAAAACACTCAAAAGAGTACAAAGTCTCAGCAGCTGCAGCCCCTCTGTTAATTCCTGAAGGCAGCACTGCTGCTGGTGTTAGAGCTAAACCTCACAGATTTGGGAGTTTTAAGGTTTTCCCAGAGAGCCATGAGCCatacaagaagaaaattctTGATCCAGGAAGTGACATTTTCTTGCAATGGAACaggattttcctcttttcttgcTTGGTGGCGCTGTTCGTTGATCCGCTCTTTTTCTACCTTCCTTCTGTGCTGAATGATGGTAGCTCATCTTGTGTGGCAACTGACTTGAACTTGGGAATTGTTGTGACTTGTTTTCGCACTCTTGCCGATATGTTCTACCTGTTGCACATGTTCATTAAGTTAAGGACAGCTTATGTATCGCCAAGTTCAAGAGTTTTCGGGAGGGGTGAACTTGTTATGGATCCCAAGAAGATAGCAAGAAGGTATTTGAGAACGGATTTCTTCATAGATCTCATAGCTACACTGCCTCTCCCTCAG ATTGTTATATGGTTTATTATTCCTGCAGTTAGAAGCTCCCATAGTACCAATAATGCCCTTGTACTGATTGTTCTGCTCCAATATGTTCCAAGATTATATCTTATTTTTCCACTAAGTTCTCAGATTATCAAAGCCACTGGTGTAGTCACAAAGACAGCTTGGGCTGGGGCTGCATATAATCTCATCCTCTACATGTTAGCCAGTCAT GTCTTGGGGGCATCATGGTATTTGTTGTCCATCGAACGGTACGTGACATGCTGGAAGTCAGAATGCAGAAAGGAATTCAGCCCCACGAAATGTTTCCTCGGCTACTTGGATTGTGGTAATTTGAACAACGATGATCGCCGCAGATGGATGAACAGCACTCAAGTGTTTAGCAACTGCAACCCAGAAAACACCATCGATTTCAAATATGGCATTTTTGAGAATGCAGTGACTAAAAATGTGGTCTCCACAGAGTTTCTTCAGAAGTACTTCTATTGTCTTTGGTGGGGCTTACAGAACTTGAG CTCCTATGGGCAGACTTTGACTACAAGCACATTTATTGGGGAAACTTCTTTTGCCATACTCATTGCTATCTTGGGTCTGGTTCTGTTTGCCCACTTAATTGGAAATATGCAG ACCTATTTGCAATCCATCACTGTGAGACTTGAGGAGTGGAGGCTCAAACGGAGGGACACCGAGGAGTGGATGAAACATCGCCAGCTCCCCCGAGATCTGCAAGAGCGTGTAAGGCGATTCGTGCAGTACAAGTGGGTTGCCACTCGTGGAGTTGATGAAGAATCAATCTTACATGCCTTGCCTACTGATCTTCGTCGTGATATCCAACGCCACCTATGTTTAGATCTTGTTCGACGC GTCCCCTTTTTCTCACAGATGGATGGTCAGCTTCTTGACGCCATATGCGAGCGTTTAGTATCCTCCTTAAGTACTCAGGGTACCTACATTGTTCGTGAAGGTGATCCCGTTACAGAAATGCTTTTCATCATACGAGGGAAGCTAGAGAGCTCAACAACAAATGGAGGCAGGATAGGTTTCTTCAACTCAATTACTTTGAGACCTGGTGACTTCTGTGGTGAAGAATTGCTTGCTTGGGCATTGCTTCCCAAATCAACCCTCAACTTGCCTTCTTCAACAAGAACAGTTCGATCCCTTGATGAAGTGGAAGCCTTTGCACTGAGAGCAGAGGACCTCAAATTTGTTGCCAACCAATTTAGACGGCTTCATAGCAAGAAGCTGCAGCACACATTCCGTTTCTACTCTTACCATTGGAGAACTTGGGCTGCTTGCTTCATTCAGGTTGCGTGGCGCCGGTTCAAGAAGCGACTGCTGGCAAAGAACCTCAGCATGGTAGAGTCATTTTCATATAATTATGACAAGCATGAAGAGGCTGATGaggcaaaagaagaaaaggaagattaCCCTAATACCACTGATGCAACTTCAAATACTTTCCAAGTAAGACAGAATCTTGGTGTCACAATTCTGGCTTCAAGGTTTGCTGCAAACACTAGGAGAGGAGCTCAGAAAATCAAGGATGTTCAATTGCCTAAGTTGTTGAAGCCTGAAGAGCCAGACTTCTCAATAGAGCCAGAAGATGACTAG
- the LOC18793249 gene encoding serine/arginine-rich splicing factor RSZ22, producing the protein MSRVYVGNLSPRVSEADLEDEFRVFGVIRSVWVARRPPGYAFVDFDDSRDAEDAIREIDGKNGWRVELSHNSRGGGGGGRGGGRGRSGGSDLKCYECGEPGHFARECRLRGGSGRRRSRSPPRYRRSPSYGRRSYSPRGRSPRRRSLTPRGNSRSRSPPYRGREELPYANGNGLKDRRRSRS; encoded by the exons ATGTCTCGTGTGTACGTCGGAAATTTGAGCCCTCGAGTTTCCGAGGCAGATCTCGAAGATGAGTTTCGCGTTTTCGGAGTTATAAGAAG TGTATGGGTGGCTCGGAGACCACCAGGCTATGCTTTTGTTGACTTTGATGACAGTAGAGACGCAGAGGATGCAATCCGTGAAATAGATG GTAAGAATGGATGGAGAGTTGAGCTTTCACACAACTctagaggtggtggtggtggtggtcgtGGAGGGGGTCGTGGCCGTTCTGGTGGTTCTGATTTGAAGTGCTATGAGTGTGGTGAGCCTGGTCATTTTGCTCGTGAATGTCGTCTGCGGGGTGGTTCTGGAAGACGTCGTAGCCGCAGTCCCCCTCGATACCGTAGAAGCCCTAGTTATGGTCGCAG GAGCTACAGTCCTCGTGGGCGGTCTCCTAGACGTCGCAGTTTGACACCACGTGGGAACAGCCGTAGCAGGTCCCCACCATACCGTGGACGGGAGGAGTTGCCCTATGCCAATGG TAATGGTCTGAAGGATCGTCGCCGAAGCAGGAGTTGA
- the LOC18792286 gene encoding UDP-glycosyltransferase 73B4, with amino-acid sequence MASPQAPHVVIFPFMAQGHTLPLLDLSKALSHRKIKVTIITTPANAKLIFKDTENHPNIGLVEIPFPIIHGLPQGTENTSQLPSMEFLFPFLMATKQLQKPFEQVLQGMSVSKSLPICVISDFFLGWTLSSCQAFGVPRLVFHGMCVLSMAICKSVCVHMPHTKAKSVLDPIDLPGLELPFDLSVSELPAQLIQATDQNDPFFQFMSDVGQADCHSWGVVVNSFEELESGTVSSFETFYENGARAWCLGPLFLYDKVEGINKPISQNQPNKLIQFLNDQVTLGSVLYVSFGTQADLSDAQLDQVGLGLEEALVPFLLVVRSTTWSPPDGLEERLEGKGLIVREWVDQQQILSHRAIGGFFSHCGWNSVIESISAGVPILAWPMIAEQSLNAKLVAEGLGAGLGIRKTHDDLGSGIEVSRQAICEGVRELMEGEKGRDARERAQALGRVAWRAVQEGGSSHEALNKLIDQLCAFSGQ; translated from the exons ATGGCATCCCCACAGGCTCCCCATGTTGTTATCTTCCCTTTCATGGCTCAAGGCCACACTCTTCCATTACTAGATCTTTCCAAAGCTCTTTCCCACCGCAAGATCAAAGTCACCATCATCACAACTCCAGCCAAcgcaaaattaattttcaaagaCACAGAAAACCACCCCAACATCGGACTCGTTGAGATCCCATTTCCCATCATTCATGGCTTGCCTCAAGGCACAGAAAACACCTCCCAACTTCCATCCATGGAGTTCTTATTCCCATTCCTCATGGCCACCAAACAGCTCCAAAAACCCTTTGAACAAGTCCTCCAAGGCATGAGCGTGTCCAAATCACTTCCCATCTGTGTCATTTCAGATTTCTTCTTGGGCTGGACTCTGTCTTCATGCCAAGCTTTTGGGGTGCCTAGATTGGTTTTTCATGGCATGTGTGTCTTGTCAATGGCCATATGCAAATCTGTGTGTGTGCACATGCCACACACAAAAGCAAAGtcagttttggacccaatagACTTGCCAGGCCTCGAGCTTCCCTTTGATCTGAGTGTCTCTGAATTACCAGCTCAGCTCATTCAAGCAACTGATCAAAACGACCCGTTTTTCCAGTTCATGTCTGATGTGGGGCAAGCTGACTGCCACAGCTGGGGGGTTGTGGTGAACAGCTTTGAGGAGCTTGAAAGCGGCACCGTTTCATCATTTGAAACTTTCTATGAAAATGGAGCTAGGGCTTGGTGCTTGGGGCCTCTTTTCTTGTATGACAAAGTTGAAGGGATCAACAAACCCATCAGCCAGAACCAACCCAACAAGTTGATCCAATTTCTCAATGATCAAGTCACTCTGGGCTCTGTGCTCTACGTCTCGTTTGGAACACAAGCAGACTTGTCAGATGCTCAACTTGATCAAGTGGGTTTGGGCTTGGAGGAGGCTTTGGTTCCATTTCTATTAGTGGTGCGGTCAACCACTTGGTCTCCACCTGATGGACTGGAAGAGAGGTTAGAAG GTAAAGGATTGATCGTAAGGGAATGGGTGGACCAACAACAAATATTGTCACACCGAGCGATCGGAGGGTTTTTTAGTCATTGCGGGTGGAACTCGGTGATTGAAAGTATATCTGCAGGTGTGCCCATTTTGGCTTGGCCTATGATTGCCGAACAGTCCTTGAATGCTAAGCTTGTTGCTGAAGGGCTTGGGGCTGGACTTGGGATTAGAAAGACCCATGATGATTTGGGTTCAGGGATTGAGGTATCAAGGCAGGCAATTTGTGAAGGTGTGAGAGAGTTGATGGAAGGAGAGAAAGGAAGGGATGCAAGGGAGAGAGCACAAGCCTTGGGAAGAGTTGCTTGGCGTGCAGTTCAAGAAGGTGGCTCATCCCATGAAGCCCTAAACAAGCTTATTGACCAACTTTGTGCATTTTCTGGTCAATAG
- the LOC18793175 gene encoding UDP-glycosyltransferase 73B4: MASPQAPHVVIFPFMSQGHTLPLLDLSKALSHRKIKVTIITTPANAKSIGQDTENHPNIGLVEIPFPIIHGLPQGTENTSQLPSMEFFFPFLMATKQLQKPFEQVLQGMSVSKSLPICVISDFFLGWTLSSCQAFGVPRLVFHGMCVLSMAICKSVCVHMPHTKAKSVLDPIDLPGLKLPFDLSVSELPAQLIQATDQNDPFFQFMSDVGQADCNSWGVVVNSFEELESGTVSSFETFYENGARAWCMGPLFLYDKIEGINKPISQNQPNKLIQFLNDQVTLGSVLYVSFGTQADLTDAQLDQVGLGLEEALVPFLLVVRSTTWSPPNGLEERLKGKGMIVREWVDQRRILSHRAVGGFFSHCGWNSVIESISAGVPILAWPMIAEQSLNAKLVAEGLGAGLGIRKSHDDLGSRIEVSRQAICEGVRELMEGEKGRDARERAQALGRVAWRAVQEGGSSHQALNKFIDHLCAFSSQLFTKNPNMIIL; the protein is encoded by the exons ATGGCATCCCCACAAGCTCCCCATGTTGTTATCTTCCCTTTCATGTCTCAAGGCCACACTCTTCCATTACTAGACCTCTCCAAAGCTCTTTCCCACCGCAAGATCAAAGTCACCATCATCACAACTCCAGCCAACGCAAAATCAATTGGCCAAGACACAGAAAACCACCCCAACATCGGACTCGTTGAGATCCCATTTCCCATCATTCATGGCTTGCCTCAAGGCACAGAAAACACCTCCCAACTTCCATCCATGGAGttcttcttccccttcctcATGGCCACCAAACAGCTCCAAAAACCCTTTGAACAAGTCCTCCAAGGCATGAGCGTGTCCAAATCACTTCCCATCTGTGTCATTTCAGATTTCTTCTTGGGCTGGACTCTGTCTTCATGCCAAGCTTTTGGGGTGCCTAGATTGGTTTTTCATGGCATGTGTGTCTTGTCAATGGCCATATGCAAATCTGTGTGTGTGCACATGCCACACACAAAAGCAAAGtcagttttggacccaatagACTTGCCAGGCCTCAAGCTTCCCTTTGATCTGAGTGTCTCTGAATTACCAGCTCAGCTCATTCAAGCAACTGATCAAAACGACCCGTTTTTCCAGTTCATGTCTGATGTGGGGCAAGCTGACTGCAACAGCTGGGGGGTTGTGGTGAACAGCTTTGAGGAGCTTGAAAGCGGCACCGTTTCATCATTTGAAACTTTCTATGAAAATGGAGCTAGGGCTTGGTGCATGGGGCCTCTTTTCTTGTATGACAAAATTGAAGGGATCAACAAACCCATCAGCCAGAACCAACCCAACAAGTTGATCCAATTTCTCAATGATCAAGTCACTCTGGGCTCTGTGCTCTACGTCTCATTTGGAACACAAGCAGACTTGACAGATGCTCAACTTGATCAAGTGGGTTTGGGCTTGGAGGAGGCTTTGGTTCCATTTCTATTGGTGGTGCGGTCAACCACTTGGTCTCCACCCAATGGACTAGAAGAGAGGTTAAAAG GTAAGGGAATGATAGTAAGGGAATGGGTGGACCAACGACGAATATTATCACACCGAGCAGTTGGGGGGTTTTTTAGTCATTGCGGGTGGAACTCGGTGATTGAAAGTATATCTGCAGGTGTGCCCATTTTGGCTTGGCCTATGATTGCCGAACAGTCTTTGAATGCTAAGCTTGTTGCTGAAGGGCTTGGGGCTGGACTTGGGATTAGAAAATCCCATGATGATTTGGGTTCAAGGATTGAGGTATCAAGGCAGGCAATTTGTGAAGGTGTGAGAGAGTTAATGGAAGGAGAGAAGGGAAGGGATGCAAGGGAGAGAGCACAAGCCTTGGGAAGAGTTGCTTGGCGTGCGGTTCAAGAAGGTGGCTCATCCCATCAAGCCCTAAACAAGTTTATTGACCACCTTTGTGCATTTTCTAGTCAATTGTTTACCAAAAACCCAAATATGATTATTCTCTag